A genomic region of Mesorhizobium sp. NZP2077 contains the following coding sequences:
- a CDS encoding recombinase family protein, whose protein sequence is MIENPIYGGAYAYGMTRAASGYDAAAIRSRSRRKARDEWLALIPGAHEGYVGWERAEAIRKMVRDNVPTSRHHGRPSMATLCSPALSAAGAAAAS, encoded by the coding sequence ATGATCGAGAACCCGATCTACGGCGGCGCCTACGCCTACGGTATGACTCGTGCTGCGTCGGGATATGATGCAGCAGCCATTCGCTCGCGCAGCCGCCGTAAGGCGCGTGATGAATGGCTGGCGCTGATCCCGGGTGCACACGAAGGCTACGTCGGCTGGGAAAGGGCGGAAGCCATCCGCAAGATGGTGCGCGACAACGTGCCCACGAGCCGGCATCATGGGCGCCCAAGCATGGCGACGCTCTGCTCGCCGGCCTTGTCCGCTGCCGGCGCTGCGGCCGCAAGCTGA
- a CDS encoding recombinase family protein — MTISAALLLAVSRERASIGWSPQSVSARLGRLRRREVSRFARNSRDWQQLIEMCRVVDTVLIDQETVYAPRQGNNRLLLGLKGSLNEYELDLLRQRSLSGRYEKARRGELVVAGPGRLHEGRRPAGEGSRSSHARGHHPCV; from the coding sequence ATGACGATCTCGGCCGCTCTGCTGCTGGCGGTGTCGCGCGAGCGGGCTTCGATCGGATGGTCGCCGCAGTCTGTCTCGGCAAGGTTGGGGCGGTTGCGGCGGCGGGAGGTATCGCGCTTCGCCCGCAACAGCCGCGACTGGCAGCAGCTCATCGAGATGTGCCGCGTCGTCGATACCGTGCTGATCGACCAGGAGACGGTCTACGCACCGCGCCAGGGTAATAACCGGCTGCTGCTGGGATTGAAGGGCAGTCTCAACGAGTATGAGCTCGATCTTCTGCGTCAGCGCTCCCTGTCGGGCCGCTATGAGAAGGCTCGGCGCGGTGAACTCGTCGTCGCTGGCCCCGGTCGGCTTCATGAAGGTCGGCGACCGGCTGGAGAAGGATCCCGATCGTCGCATGCAAGAGGCCATCACCCTTGTGTTTGA